Proteins encoded by one window of Salvia splendens isolate huo1 chromosome 5, SspV2, whole genome shotgun sequence:
- the LOC121803910 gene encoding uncharacterized protein LOC121803910 translates to MENGDGNDDPPPLPSNVQLQQQLEDLQRRLDQRQNEMAENNVFRGRPTEDPNKHLTKFIQMCNTTKINGVTDEQIRLRVFPFSLEDDAKDWLDSMEPNSIRTWEAMVEKFLEKYYPPSEALKRQSEIISFEMTPQESIRGAWERFKGLMKRCPNHGLNPTHQVLAFYRGCLPEAKRELNLSAGGSLLKKGEAEAMEVIERVTSNDEGWNNERSKVHRVASAAESSHMDSMYKQMELIHKKLDLMGMGPAVQEQQWGAEDVNYIHQGGNRYYNNSRPNQGGGGYNHFENNAHPNLSYGNPNNVLQPPPGFTVSQGMITEPQKKSSEDILNAFMTQSHKNMRHFNQRLEKVENNMHGMAGHMKSLETQMSQIAQAMGQMHQSGQFPKEEEIEVESPLMQSEVQPEAIASPKPKEVKILFPQVVQKKKLDEKFVKFLEIFKRVHLNIPLIGALQQMPGYIKFLKEIMSKKKRLIDYETVNLTENYSAIIQQKMPAKMKDPGRHLLCDQE, encoded by the exons ATGGAGAACGGAGACGGGAATGATGATCCACCACCTCTTCCATCGAATGTTCAGCTTCAACAACAACTCGAAGACTTGCAGAGGCGGTTAGATCAAAGGCAAAATGAG ATGGCTGAGAACAATGTTTTTAGGGGCCGACCCACAGAGGATCCTAACAAGCATCTCACTAAATTCATCCAGATGTGCAACACGACCAAGATAAATGGAGTCACAGATGAACAGATTCGATTAAGGGTGTTCCCTTTCTCTCTGGAGGATGATGCCAAGGATTGGCTGGACAGTATGGAACCCAACTCCATTCGCACGTGGGAGGCCATGGTGGAAAAGTTCTTAGAAAAATACTACCCACCGAGTGAGGCGTTGAAGAGGCAGTCAGAAATCATTTCGTTTGAGATGACTCCCCAAGAGAGTATCCGAGGAGCTTGGGAAAGATTCAAGGGGCTGATGAAGAGGTGCCCCAATCATGGGCTGAATCCGACGCATCAAGTCTTAGCATTCTACAGGGGGTGTCTGCCTGAAGCAAAGCGTGAACTGAACCTGAGTGCAGGGGGATCATTGCTAAAGAAGGGAGAAGCAGAGGCCATGGAGGTAATTGAGAGGGTGACCTCTAATGATGAAGGCTGGAACAACGAGAGGAGCAAAGTACACAGGGTAGCCTCTGCCGCAGAGAGCAGCCATATGGACAGTATGTATAAACAGATGGAGCTCATCCACAAGAAGTTAGATCTCATGGGGATGGGACCGGCGGTGCAGGAGCAGCAATGGGGTGCAGAGGATGTTAACTATATCCACCAAGGGGGCAATAGATACTATAACAACTCCCGCCCCAATCAAGGGGGTGGAGGTTACAACCATTTTGAGAACAATGCGCATCCTAACCTATCGTATGGGAACCCCAACAATGTCCTGCAACCACCACCGGGGTTCACAGTTTCTCAAGGGATGATCACTGAGCCGCAGAAGAAAAGTTCAGAGGACATACTGAATGCATTCATGACACAGTCACACAAGAACATGAGGCATTTCAATCAAAGGCTAGAGAAAGTTGAGAATAATATGCACGGCATGGCAGGACATATGAAGAGCCTAGAGACACAGATGAGTCAAATTGCCCAAGCCATGGGACAAATGCATCAATCGGGGCAATTCCCAA aagaagaggagattgAGGTGGAATCACCTCTTATGCAATCCGAGGTTCAACCAGAGGCAATTGCTTCTCCTAAACCAAAAGAGGTAAAAATTCTTTTTCCTCAAGTGGTGCAAAAGAAGAAGCTGGATGAGAAGTTTGTTAAGTTCCTTGAGATCTTCAAGAGAGTGCACCTCAACATACCACTTATTGGGGCCCTCCAACAAATGCCAGGTTACATCAAGTTCTTGAAGGAGATAATGTCAAAGAAAAAGAGGTTGATTGATTATGAAACCgtaaatttgaccgagaattaTAGTGCAATCATCCAACAAAAGATGCCTGCAAAGATGAAAGATCCGGGGAGACATCTCTTGTGTGATCAGGAATGA